A genomic window from Halomonas sp. LR3S48 includes:
- the glmU gene encoding bifunctional UDP-N-acetylglucosamine diphosphorylase/glucosamine-1-phosphate N-acetyltransferase GlmU — translation MTLDVVILAAGQGTRMRSTLPKVLHRLAGKPMVRHVLDTARELEADRLHVVVGHGAERVREALCDYSVRFALQAEQKGTGHAVAQALDGLGDGKVLVLYGDVPLIRRETLAALLSEVNESRMGLLTVTLDDPSGYGRIVRNESGEAVAIVEQKDASENELAIRECNTGIMAMTASQLKRWLPRLSADNAQGEYYLTDVIAMAAAEGVAIATAQPADALEVEGVNNRLQMARLERAHQMHIAEQLMVQGVALLDPSRIDVRGRLSCGHDVEIDVGCVFEGEVELGEGVRIGPHCVVRDSHIGAESVIEPHSVIEGAVAAGRNRIGPFARLRPGTRLAVGAKVGNFVETKNAEVGEGSKINHLSYVGDARLGRDVNVGAGTITCNYDGANKHRTEIGDDAFIGSNTALVAPVSVGRGATVGAGSTISKDVPDNALAVSRGRQIGKTDWVRPAKKTRD, via the coding sequence ATGACCCTGGATGTGGTAATTCTGGCAGCCGGACAGGGCACGCGGATGCGTTCGACCCTGCCCAAGGTGCTGCATCGCCTGGCCGGTAAGCCGATGGTGCGCCATGTACTCGACACCGCACGAGAGCTCGAGGCGGATCGCCTGCACGTGGTGGTCGGCCATGGCGCCGAGCGGGTGCGCGAGGCGCTCTGCGACTATTCGGTGCGCTTTGCGCTTCAGGCCGAACAGAAGGGTACCGGCCATGCGGTGGCTCAGGCCCTTGATGGCCTGGGTGACGGCAAGGTGCTGGTGCTGTATGGCGACGTGCCGCTGATCCGTCGTGAGACCTTGGCTGCCCTGCTGAGTGAAGTGAACGAGTCACGCATGGGGCTGCTTACCGTGACCCTGGACGATCCGAGCGGCTATGGTCGCATCGTGCGCAACGAGAGCGGCGAGGCGGTGGCCATCGTCGAACAGAAGGATGCCAGCGAGAACGAGCTGGCGATCCGCGAATGCAATACCGGCATCATGGCCATGACCGCATCCCAACTGAAGCGCTGGCTGCCGCGGCTTTCCGCCGACAACGCCCAGGGCGAGTATTACCTGACCGACGTCATCGCCATGGCCGCCGCCGAGGGTGTCGCCATCGCCACTGCCCAGCCTGCCGATGCGCTGGAGGTGGAAGGGGTCAACAACCGGTTACAGATGGCCCGGCTGGAGCGCGCCCACCAGATGCACATCGCCGAGCAGCTCATGGTCCAGGGGGTGGCGCTGCTCGACCCGTCACGTATCGACGTGCGTGGGCGCCTGAGCTGCGGGCACGACGTCGAGATCGATGTCGGCTGCGTGTTCGAGGGCGAAGTGGAATTGGGTGAAGGCGTGCGTATCGGGCCCCACTGTGTCGTGCGGGACAGCCATATCGGTGCCGAAAGCGTCATCGAGCCCCACAGCGTGATCGAGGGCGCCGTGGCGGCCGGACGCAACCGTATCGGCCCCTTTGCCCGACTGCGTCCCGGCACCCGCCTGGCGGTGGGCGCGAAGGTGGGCAACTTCGTCGAGACCAAGAACGCCGAAGTGGGCGAGGGCAGCAAGATCAACCACCTAAGCTATGTGGGCGATGCCCGGCTGGGACGCGACGTCAACGTCGGCGCCGGAACCATCACCTGCAACTACGACGGTGCCAACAAGCATCGCACCGAAATCGGCGATGACGCCTTCATTGGCTCCAACACCGCCCTGGTGGCGCCGGTCAGTGTCGGCCGTGGCGCCACGGTCGGTGCCGGCTCGACCATCAGCAAGGACGTACCCGACAACGCCCTGGCCGTCTCCCGTGGGCGCCAGATCGGCAAGACCGACTGGGTGCGGCCGGCCAAGAAGACCCGAGACTAA
- a CDS encoding cation diffusion facilitator family transporter: protein MIATPDLAVNNRDAKRATCVAAWLDGLLGCVKVVVGSLVGSTALIADGIHSFSDLVTDGFVLAATHYGRQGPDQDHHYGHGRIETLATLLLGSVLIFVAGAIAWSSLQRLFGDTQAPAPGIWAMLLALAALLVKEALFHYTMRVARRVKSKLLEANAWHSRSDVLSTAVVLIALLGAQFGIGWLDAVAAVIVGLLVGKVGWDLLWESARELVDTALPADAQQRMYEVACGVPGVDSVHDLRTRQSAGWVMVDLHIVVGPMVSVSEAHEIGNEVSRRLRHSFPALTDVTFHIDPEDDAGEGDPSRFPGLPLRPAVVAALDARWNSHPAWRNLTDLQLHYLDGKVSVSLIIDDTVHQPPQCLASQLKAQASDIEWLGHVEVLYITRAASPR from the coding sequence ATGATCGCCACCCCTGACCTGGCCGTGAACAACCGCGACGCCAAGCGCGCCACCTGTGTGGCAGCCTGGCTGGATGGCCTGCTGGGTTGTGTCAAGGTCGTCGTCGGCAGCCTGGTCGGGTCGACGGCCCTGATCGCCGACGGCATTCACTCCTTTTCCGACCTGGTGACCGACGGCTTCGTGCTGGCGGCGACCCACTACGGTCGCCAGGGGCCGGACCAGGACCATCACTATGGCCACGGCCGCATCGAAACGCTGGCTACCCTGCTGCTGGGCAGCGTGCTCATCTTCGTCGCCGGTGCCATCGCCTGGTCGAGCCTGCAACGCCTGTTCGGCGACACCCAGGCCCCCGCCCCGGGCATCTGGGCCATGCTGCTGGCGCTGGCCGCCCTGCTCGTCAAGGAAGCCCTGTTCCACTACACCATGCGCGTCGCCAGGAGGGTGAAGTCGAAGCTGCTCGAGGCGAATGCCTGGCACTCGCGCTCCGACGTGCTCTCCACGGCCGTGGTTCTGATTGCACTGCTGGGCGCCCAATTCGGTATCGGCTGGCTCGACGCCGTGGCCGCGGTGATCGTCGGCCTGCTGGTGGGCAAGGTGGGCTGGGATCTGCTGTGGGAGTCGGCGCGCGAGCTGGTCGACACCGCCCTGCCCGCGGACGCCCAGCAACGTATGTATGAGGTAGCCTGTGGCGTGCCGGGCGTGGACAGCGTGCACGACCTGCGAACGCGGCAGTCGGCCGGCTGGGTCATGGTCGATCTACACATCGTGGTGGGTCCCATGGTGAGCGTGTCCGAGGCGCACGAGATCGGCAACGAAGTGAGCCGTCGCCTGCGCCATTCCTTCCCGGCCCTCACCGACGTGACCTTTCATATCGACCCCGAGGATGACGCAGGGGAAGGCGATCCCAGCCGCTTCCCGGGTCTCCCGCTGAGGCCGGCAGTGGTCGCCGCCCTGGACGCGCGCTGGAACTCTCACCCGGCCTGGCGCAACCTGACCGACCTGCAGCTCCACTACCTGGACGGCAAGGTCTCCGTGTCACTGATCATCGATGACACGGTCCATCAGCCGCCCCAATGCCTCGCCAGCCAGCTGAAGGCCCAAGCCAGCGATATCGAGTGGCTGGGCCATGTCGAGGTGCTGTACATTACCCGCGCCGCGAGCCCCCGTTAG
- a CDS encoding FAD:protein FMN transferase, whose amino-acid sequence MNSVLRPVVAFALCLVLLLAGCSENDRPLDAPVRLEGGIFGSFYQVTVADSLTQGQARELEEGLLDVLEQVDASMSIYRDDSELMAFNQAPLEEWQPLSNELIEVLAISQSVAEASNGAFDVTIGGLVNLWSFGSEARPKEVPDDETLQARLAEVGPDSIEIDENAMQARRLRDVFINLGGVAKGHATDRVAAYLDAEGIEHYLVNLGGDLIARGYRDGDGEPWRIGIEAPLDDRQEATHIVSLHDMSVATSGDYRNYFEENGKRFSHTIDPRTGRPIEHRVASVTVAHPSNAWADAWATAMNVLGDEEGLVLAREQNLKVLLLVREGEGWSSVASPAFADFLGGELSDELGLEVR is encoded by the coding sequence ATGAACTCTGTCCTGCGTCCCGTGGTGGCCTTCGCGCTGTGCCTGGTGCTGCTGCTCGCCGGCTGCTCCGAGAACGACCGCCCGCTGGATGCGCCGGTTCGCCTGGAGGGGGGGATCTTCGGTTCTTTCTACCAGGTGACCGTTGCCGACAGCCTGACCCAGGGCCAGGCGCGTGAACTGGAGGAGGGCCTGCTCGACGTGCTCGAGCAGGTGGATGCATCCATGTCGATCTATCGTGACGACTCGGAGCTGATGGCTTTCAACCAGGCGCCGCTCGAGGAGTGGCAGCCGCTCTCCAACGAGCTGATCGAGGTATTGGCGATCAGCCAATCGGTGGCCGAGGCGAGCAACGGCGCCTTCGACGTGACCATCGGCGGGCTGGTCAACCTGTGGAGCTTCGGCTCCGAGGCGCGTCCGAAGGAGGTTCCCGATGACGAGACCCTGCAGGCGCGCCTGGCCGAGGTCGGGCCCGACAGTATCGAGATCGACGAGAATGCCATGCAGGCGCGACGCCTGCGCGACGTGTTCATCAATCTCGGTGGCGTGGCCAAGGGTCACGCCACCGATCGGGTCGCCGCCTACCTCGACGCCGAGGGCATCGAGCACTACCTGGTCAACCTGGGTGGCGACCTGATCGCACGCGGCTATCGCGATGGCGACGGTGAGCCGTGGCGCATCGGCATCGAGGCGCCGCTCGACGATCGTCAGGAGGCTACTCATATCGTGTCTCTGCATGATATGTCTGTTGCCACTTCCGGCGACTATCGCAACTACTTCGAAGAGAATGGAAAGCGTTTCTCGCACACCATCGACCCGCGTACCGGCCGTCCCATCGAGCATCGGGTGGCATCGGTGACGGTGGCCCACCCCTCCAATGCCTGGGCCGATGCCTGGGCCACGGCAATGAATGTGCTGGGTGACGAGGAAGGTCTGGTGCTGGCACGGGAACAGAACCTGAAGGTGCTGCTGCTGGTACGTGAAGGTGAAGGCTGGAGCAGTGTGGCGAGTCCCGCCTTTGCCGATTTCCTGGGCGGGGAACTGAGCGATGAGTTGGGCCTGGAAGTACGCTGA
- the glmS gene encoding glutamine--fructose-6-phosphate transaminase (isomerizing), which translates to MCGIVGAVAERNVEGILLEGLRRLEYRGYDSAGMAVLTSGGELRRRRALGKVAALEAMLEEAALPGRCGIAHTRWATHGKPSEDNAHPHQSGDRLALVHNGIIENHEPLRRELEAAGYTFSSQTDTEVVAHLLEQEYRRGDGLLAAVQRGLARLEGAYALAVVHADEPDVIVGARKGSPLVVGVGIDEAFLGSDPLALLQVTDRFIYLQEGDVVRLAAGARVEILDAKGHAVQRPVQTFEHGDGVASKGEYRHFMLKEIFEQPAVIAAALEGRLGERSVPAECFGPDAEALFERVEQMHIVACGTSYHAGLVARYWLERYAGIPVQVEVASEYRYRTVVVPQNTLFVTLSQSGETADTLAALRFAREQGYLGSLAICNVPGSSLVRESDLTLMTHAGPEIGVASTKAFTTQLTALMLLTLAVGRVKGLAAETQADVVAGLRALPQLVSRVLELDGDIEALSTAFAEKHHALFLGRGAHYPIALEGALKLKEISYIHAEAYPAGELKHGPLALVDSEMPVVSVAPNDELLDKLKSNLQEVKARGGELFVFADERVGITEEEGVRVLRLPHVHDALAPILYTVPLQLLSYHVAVLKGTDVDQPRNLAKSVTVE; encoded by the coding sequence ATGTGTGGAATCGTTGGTGCCGTTGCCGAGCGCAACGTGGAAGGCATCCTGCTCGAGGGGCTCAGGCGGCTGGAATACCGCGGCTACGACTCGGCCGGCATGGCCGTGCTCACCAGTGGCGGTGAGCTTCGCCGCCGCCGGGCGCTGGGCAAGGTGGCCGCTCTCGAGGCCATGCTCGAGGAAGCCGCCCTGCCGGGCCGCTGTGGCATTGCCCATACCCGTTGGGCTACTCACGGCAAGCCCAGCGAGGACAATGCCCACCCGCACCAATCGGGCGATCGGCTGGCGCTGGTGCACAACGGCATCATCGAGAACCACGAGCCGCTGCGGCGGGAGCTGGAGGCAGCCGGCTATACCTTCTCCTCGCAAACCGATACTGAGGTGGTGGCCCATCTGCTGGAGCAGGAGTACCGGCGCGGCGACGGGCTGCTGGCCGCCGTGCAGCGGGGCCTGGCACGTCTCGAAGGCGCCTATGCCTTGGCGGTGGTGCACGCCGACGAGCCCGATGTCATCGTCGGCGCGCGCAAGGGCAGCCCCCTGGTGGTGGGGGTGGGCATCGATGAGGCCTTCCTCGGCTCGGACCCGCTGGCGCTGCTACAGGTCACCGATCGCTTCATCTATCTCCAGGAAGGCGACGTGGTGCGGCTCGCCGCCGGCGCTCGCGTCGAGATCCTCGACGCCAAGGGACACGCCGTGCAGCGCCCGGTGCAGACCTTCGAACACGGGGACGGCGTCGCCAGCAAGGGCGAGTATCGCCACTTCATGCTGAAAGAGATCTTCGAACAGCCAGCGGTCATCGCGGCGGCCCTCGAAGGGCGGCTGGGCGAACGCTCGGTGCCGGCCGAATGCTTCGGCCCCGATGCCGAGGCGCTGTTCGAGCGGGTCGAGCAGATGCATATCGTGGCCTGCGGTACCAGCTATCACGCCGGGCTGGTGGCGCGCTACTGGCTCGAGCGCTATGCCGGTATACCCGTGCAGGTGGAGGTGGCTTCGGAGTATCGCTATCGCACCGTGGTGGTGCCCCAGAACACTCTGTTCGTCACCCTGTCGCAGTCCGGCGAGACCGCCGATACCCTGGCGGCGCTGCGCTTCGCCCGTGAGCAGGGCTACCTCGGCAGTCTGGCGATCTGCAACGTGCCGGGCAGCTCCCTGGTGCGGGAGTCGGACCTGACCCTGATGACCCATGCCGGCCCTGAGATCGGCGTCGCTTCTACCAAGGCGTTTACCACCCAGCTCACCGCCCTGATGCTGCTGACCCTGGCCGTGGGGCGGGTCAAGGGGCTCGCCGCCGAGACCCAGGCCGACGTTGTGGCCGGGCTGCGAGCCCTGCCACAGCTGGTGAGTCGCGTACTGGAGCTGGATGGCGACATCGAGGCGTTGTCGACGGCTTTCGCCGAGAAGCACCATGCGCTGTTTCTCGGTCGCGGCGCGCATTACCCGATAGCCCTGGAGGGGGCCCTCAAGCTCAAGGAGATCTCCTACATCCACGCCGAGGCCTATCCCGCCGGGGAACTCAAGCATGGGCCGCTGGCCCTGGTCGACAGCGAGATGCCGGTCGTTTCCGTCGCCCCCAACGATGAGCTGCTCGACAAGCTGAAGTCCAACCTTCAGGAAGTGAAGGCAAGGGGCGGCGAGCTCTTCGTATTTGCCGACGAACGAGTCGGTATCACCGAGGAAGAAGGCGTCCGGGTATTGCGGCTACCTCACGTTCACGATGCCCTTGCTCCGATCCTGTACACCGTGCCGCTGCAGCTGTTGAGTTATCACGTGGCGGTACTTAAGGGCACGGACGTCGACCAGCCGCGTAACCTGGCCAAGTCGGTGACGGTGGAATGA
- a CDS encoding undecaprenyl-diphosphate phosphatase, translating to MDWLQVVVLSVVQGLTEFLPISSSAHLILVPVLTGWNDQGLVFDVAVHLGSLLAVVFYFRHDLQRMAVSWIGSLGGVMRRQGTNLDPDARLAWWVLLATIPVCVVGLALHDVIEVGMRSPLLIAVGLIGFGLLLSYADWRKREGRNEYQLMLRDAMIIGLAQALALIPGTSRSGITITAALLLGMSREGAARFSFLLSIPVIVLASGLEIVSLMQATNDIDWQALSVGVVLSGLSAYLCIHYFIAFIKQIGMQPFVVYRIVLGLWLLWIFW from the coding sequence ATGGATTGGCTTCAAGTCGTCGTTCTGTCGGTGGTCCAGGGCCTGACCGAATTCCTGCCCATCTCGAGTTCGGCCCACTTGATTCTGGTGCCCGTGCTGACCGGCTGGAACGACCAGGGGTTGGTCTTCGACGTTGCGGTGCATCTGGGTAGCCTGCTGGCGGTGGTGTTCTACTTCCGCCACGACCTGCAGCGCATGGCGGTGAGCTGGATCGGTTCGCTGGGTGGAGTGATGCGGCGCCAAGGTACGAATCTCGATCCCGATGCCCGACTGGCCTGGTGGGTGCTGCTGGCCACCATTCCGGTGTGCGTAGTGGGCCTCGCCCTGCATGACGTGATCGAAGTTGGCATGCGTTCCCCTCTCCTGATCGCGGTAGGGCTGATTGGCTTCGGCCTGCTGCTCAGCTATGCCGACTGGCGAAAGCGAGAGGGCCGCAACGAGTACCAGCTCATGCTGCGCGACGCCATGATCATCGGTCTTGCCCAAGCACTGGCACTGATTCCCGGCACGTCGCGCTCCGGCATCACCATTACCGCGGCACTGCTGCTGGGCATGAGCCGCGAGGGCGCGGCGCGCTTCTCTTTTTTGCTGTCGATTCCGGTGATTGTCCTGGCATCAGGGCTGGAGATCGTCAGCCTGATGCAGGCAACGAATGACATCGACTGGCAAGCCTTGTCGGTTGGAGTGGTCCTGTCGGGGCTGAGCGCCTATCTCTGCATCCACTACTTCATCGCCTTCATCAAACAGATCGGCATGCAGCCCTTCGTTGTCTATCGCATCGTGCTCGGGCTATGGCTGCTGTGGATCTTCTGGTAG